From a region of the Methylocystis hirsuta genome:
- a CDS encoding outer membrane protein: MTFKTCIVGAFASVLAVSAVSAADLPIYKAPPPPPPPVFSWEGFHIGISGSYAGGVSSQYSQTYLLSPGPFLAIPTSTSFGTSGYLVGYQNGYNWVFANGLVAGYESEFNYADVRVTNAGSYFGGGASSRLQWFGMERLRFGYAFGRFLPYITGGLAYGKVRPYGQQGVFPVNQSVWQGGFAIGAGIEYAILDNWTVKAEYIFTRMKGASSANLAFPIGYRTGTGNYLDTNIARIGVNYQVKSIGALIGMPELGL; the protein is encoded by the coding sequence ATGACTTTCAAAACCTGTATTGTAGGCGCCTTTGCGTCGGTGCTGGCGGTGAGCGCCGTTTCGGCGGCTGACCTCCCGATTTACAAGGCGCCGCCGCCGCCGCCACCGCCGGTCTTCAGCTGGGAAGGCTTCCACATCGGCATCAGCGGCTCTTACGCCGGCGGCGTTTCCAGCCAATATTCGCAAACCTACCTGCTGTCGCCCGGACCCTTCCTGGCGATTCCAACATCGACTTCGTTCGGCACGAGCGGATATTTGGTGGGTTACCAGAACGGCTATAACTGGGTGTTCGCCAACGGCCTCGTCGCTGGTTACGAAAGCGAATTCAACTACGCTGACGTTCGCGTGACGAATGCGGGCTCCTATTTCGGAGGCGGCGCCAGCAGCCGCCTGCAATGGTTTGGCATGGAGCGCCTGCGCTTCGGCTACGCCTTCGGCCGGTTTCTGCCTTACATCACTGGCGGCCTGGCCTATGGCAAGGTGCGTCCTTATGGCCAGCAGGGCGTGTTCCCCGTCAACCAGTCCGTGTGGCAGGGCGGTTTCGCCATCGGCGCCGGCATCGAATACGCCATCCTCGACAATTGGACCGTCAAGGCGGAGTACATCTTCACCCGCATGAAGGGAGCCAGCAGCGCGAACCTCGCCTTCCCGATCGGTTACCGCACCGGCACCGGCAACTACCTGGATACGAACATCGCCCGCATCGGCGTGAATTATCAGGTCAAGAGCATCGGCGCGCTGATCGGCATGCCTGAACTTGGTCTCTGA
- a CDS encoding primosomal protein N', translating to MSAAQDEDERARVVEILAPVAVDSTYSYLAPAAMRLSPGDSVTAPLGRREAYGVVWSIDGDSGPGGNLKTVSARLDRPPLSQQLRGFIDWLARYTLTPRGMALRLATRAAEEAGPEAPRMLYRATDNVPERLTPTRARVLKAAEGGVAFAKKALAEAAACSTGVIDALVDEGALEAIAGPAAPIAPPLDPLFAAPALEPAQQDAADALKASLSPRAFKPFLLEGVTGSGKTEVYFEAIARALEAGGQALVMMPEIALTTQFLERFAARFGEKPAEWHSGVGARKRARIWRGCATGDVRVVVGARSALFLPFSDLRLIVVDEEHEGAYKQDDGVSYHARDMAVVRARIEEATIVLASATPSIETRVNAMRGRYGYLRLDSRARARLMPTLEAIDMRKEGPPRGRWIAPRLALAVGETMARGEQALLFLNRRGYAPLTVCHTCGHRFRCEHCDAWLVEHRFRRALMCHHCGHIERRPNLCPECGSEDSLAACGPGVERLAEEAATLFPDARILVLSSDFPGGADRLRRELEEIAKGSFDIVIGTQLVAKGHNFPYLTLVGVIDADLGLGSGDPRAAERTFQLLNQVTGRAGRGDKPGRALIQTFHPSHPVIAALLSGDAEKFYEQEIAIRERAGLPPFGRLAALIVSAKDAATAEAHARALARAAHELPPSPRYRVAAPGAWPEQNEIALLGPAEAPIALIRGRYRFRLLAKGPRSADMQAFLRDMLAGGPKERGGVRVQVDVDPQNFS from the coding sequence ATGAGCGCGGCGCAGGACGAGGACGAAAGAGCGCGAGTCGTCGAAATCTTGGCGCCCGTCGCGGTCGATTCGACCTATTCCTACCTCGCCCCGGCGGCGATGCGGCTTTCCCCCGGCGACAGCGTCACGGCGCCGCTGGGACGCCGGGAGGCTTATGGCGTCGTTTGGTCGATCGACGGCGACTCCGGCCCGGGCGGGAATCTCAAGACGGTCAGCGCCCGCCTCGATCGGCCGCCGCTTTCGCAACAGCTGCGCGGCTTCATCGACTGGCTCGCACGCTACACGCTCACCCCCCGCGGCATGGCGCTGCGGCTCGCCACGCGCGCGGCGGAAGAGGCCGGGCCCGAGGCGCCGCGTATGCTCTATCGCGCGACGGACAATGTCCCGGAACGATTGACGCCGACGCGCGCACGCGTCCTCAAAGCCGCGGAAGGCGGCGTTGCTTTCGCCAAGAAAGCGCTTGCCGAAGCCGCCGCCTGCTCGACGGGCGTCATCGACGCGCTCGTCGACGAGGGCGCGTTGGAGGCGATCGCCGGGCCGGCGGCGCCGATTGCGCCGCCGCTCGACCCGCTGTTCGCCGCGCCGGCGTTGGAGCCCGCGCAGCAAGACGCCGCCGACGCGCTGAAGGCGTCGCTTTCGCCGCGGGCGTTCAAGCCTTTTCTGCTCGAAGGCGTCACCGGCTCGGGAAAAACCGAGGTTTATTTCGAGGCGATCGCCCGGGCGCTGGAGGCAGGCGGACAGGCGCTCGTCATGATGCCGGAAATCGCGCTCACCACTCAATTTCTTGAGCGTTTCGCGGCCCGCTTCGGCGAAAAGCCGGCCGAGTGGCATTCCGGCGTCGGGGCGCGCAAACGCGCGCGCATCTGGCGCGGCTGCGCGACGGGCGACGTTCGCGTGGTCGTCGGCGCGCGCTCGGCGCTGTTCCTGCCCTTTTCGGATTTGCGGCTGATCGTCGTCGATGAGGAGCATGAAGGCGCCTACAAACAAGATGACGGCGTGAGCTATCACGCGCGCGACATGGCGGTCGTGCGCGCGCGCATTGAGGAGGCCACGATCGTTCTCGCCTCCGCGACGCCATCCATCGAAACCCGCGTCAACGCCATGCGCGGCCGCTACGGCTATTTGAGACTCGATTCGCGGGCGCGCGCACGCCTCATGCCGACGCTCGAAGCGATCGACATGCGCAAGGAAGGCCCGCCGCGCGGCCGATGGATCGCGCCGCGGCTGGCGTTGGCGGTCGGCGAAACGATGGCGCGCGGCGAGCAGGCGCTGCTTTTCCTCAATCGGCGCGGCTATGCGCCGCTAACGGTTTGCCACACATGCGGCCATCGCTTCCGCTGCGAACATTGCGACGCTTGGCTCGTCGAGCATCGTTTTCGGCGCGCGCTGATGTGCCATCATTGCGGCCATATCGAGCGCCGTCCGAACCTGTGCCCGGAGTGCGGCAGCGAGGACTCGCTCGCCGCTTGCGGACCTGGGGTCGAGCGACTTGCTGAAGAAGCGGCGACGCTCTTTCCAGATGCGCGCATACTCGTTCTCTCATCGGATTTTCCTGGCGGCGCCGATCGGCTGCGACGCGAACTGGAGGAGATTGCAAAGGGGAGCTTCGATATCGTCATCGGGACGCAACTCGTCGCCAAAGGCCACAATTTTCCCTATCTCACGCTTGTCGGGGTCATCGACGCGGATCTGGGCTTGGGCAGCGGCGATCCGCGCGCCGCCGAGCGCACATTTCAGCTGCTCAATCAGGTCACAGGACGCGCCGGGCGCGGCGACAAGCCCGGCCGCGCGCTGATCCAGACGTTTCACCCGTCGCATCCGGTGATCGCGGCGCTTCTCTCGGGAGACGCGGAAAAGTTCTACGAACAGGAGATCGCCATACGCGAGCGCGCGGGACTGCCGCCCTTCGGCCGTCTCGCCGCGCTGATCGTTTCCGCCAAGGACGCCGCCACGGCGGAAGCGCATGCGCGCGCGCTCGCGCGCGCGGCGCATGAACTGCCGCCATCGCCGCGCTACAGAGTCGCTGCGCCCGGCGCCTGGCCAGAGCAGAATGAAATCGCGCTGCTTGGTCCAGCGGAGGCGCCCATCGCGCTCATCCGTGGCCGCTATCGATTCCGCTTGCTCGCCAAAGGACCGCGCAGCGCCGACATGCAGGCGTTTCTGCGCGACATGCTCGCGGGCGGACCGAAGGAGCGCGGCGGCGTTCGCGTTCAGGTCGACGTCGACCCGCAAAATTTCTCGTAA
- the rsmH gene encoding 16S rRNA (cytosine(1402)-N(4))-methyltransferase RsmH: MTSAPHIPVLREEAIAALGVHRGGRYIDATFGAGGYTRAIMAQPETRVLAFDRDQTAVKAGQALVDEMRGRLTLVEARFSQLEGVARAQSFAPLDGVVFDIGVSSMQFDQAARGFSFRAEGPLDMRMEGRGRSAADIVNEADVETLADILYVYGEERAARRIARAIVHDREIAPFTTTRALAEMIARVAPNRASDIHPATRSFQALRIAVNDELQELLKGLLGAERLLTEGGRLVVVTFHSLEDRIVKQFLAERCGRGETGSRRLPGETPPPPPSFVCEGRQPVTPAPAETAANPRARSAKLRYATRTAAAPYPLDERLARLARLPDRDKGKA, translated from the coding sequence ATGACGTCGGCGCCGCATATTCCGGTGCTGCGCGAGGAGGCGATCGCCGCCCTCGGCGTCCATCGTGGCGGCCGCTATATCGACGCCACCTTCGGCGCCGGCGGCTATACGCGCGCCATAATGGCGCAGCCGGAAACGCGCGTGCTCGCCTTCGACCGCGATCAGACAGCCGTTAAAGCCGGTCAGGCGCTTGTCGACGAGATGCGCGGACGGTTGACGCTCGTTGAAGCGCGCTTTTCTCAACTCGAGGGCGTTGCGCGCGCGCAAAGCTTCGCGCCGCTTGACGGCGTCGTCTTCGACATCGGCGTCTCGTCGATGCAGTTCGACCAAGCCGCGCGCGGCTTTTCCTTCCGCGCCGAGGGTCCGCTCGACATGCGCATGGAGGGGCGTGGGCGCAGCGCCGCCGACATCGTCAATGAAGCGGATGTAGAGACGCTTGCCGATATCCTTTATGTCTACGGCGAGGAGCGCGCCGCGCGGCGTATCGCCCGCGCCATCGTCCACGACCGTGAGATTGCGCCTTTCACAACGACAAGAGCGCTGGCGGAAATGATCGCGCGCGTCGCTCCCAATCGCGCCAGCGACATTCATCCGGCGACCAGAAGCTTTCAGGCGTTGCGCATCGCCGTAAACGACGAGCTTCAGGAATTGCTAAAGGGGCTGCTCGGCGCGGAACGGCTTCTTACTGAGGGCGGCCGGCTCGTCGTCGTGACGTTCCACTCGCTTGAGGATCGCATCGTCAAACAGTTTCTCGCCGAACGCTGCGGTCGCGGCGAAACCGGCTCGCGCCGGCTTCCCGGCGAGACGCCGCCGCCGCCGCCAAGCTTCGTTTGCGAAGGTCGCCAACCGGTGACGCCTGCGCCTGCCGAGACGGCGGCCAATCCGCGCGCGCGCTCGGCCAAACTGCGCTACGCGACGCGCACGGCGGCGGCGCCCTATCCGCTCGACGAAAGGCTCGCGCGACTCGCTCGCCTGCCCGATCGCGACAAGGGAAAAGCCTGA
- a CDS encoding UDP-N-acetylmuramoyl-L-alanyl-D-glutamate--2,6-diaminopimelate ligase, producing the protein MLLSELLATPDLEPALRGLKVSGLTADSRMARGGFAFFAIPGHAGDGLSYVADAKSRGACVVVAQRRADSPLPVVVVDDVRRALALAAARFFSCQPSIIAAVTGTSGKTSVVAFLRQIWAALGHEAASLGTVGIVDSRGAHYGALTTPGPVELHRTLDELAGRGVTHLAMEASSLGIDQRRLDGMRVDVAGFTNFSRDHLDHHADMEEYFAAKMRLFDTLLHPGQTAVVDADSDVASRVIDICRARGLTILSVGSKGETIRLLSATPSALATSLRLRYNGAEYEVDLPLAGAFQVSNALVAAGLAIASGDDPGQVFAALEALKGAPGRLELVGQRNGAPIFVDYAHKPDALEKVLATLRPLTKKRLIVVFGCGGDRDRGKRPLMGGIVARAADVAIVTDDNPRSEDAAAIRAEILEGTRGGAAHIIEIGDRRAAIANAVAGLEAGDALVVAGKGHETGQIVGDRVLPFSDHEAIAQALKENHP; encoded by the coding sequence ATGCTGCTTTCGGAACTGCTTGCGACGCCAGACCTTGAGCCCGCCTTGCGCGGGCTTAAGGTCTCCGGCCTGACGGCGGATAGTCGAATGGCGCGCGGCGGTTTTGCCTTTTTTGCCATCCCGGGCCACGCCGGCGACGGCCTGTCCTACGTCGCCGACGCGAAGTCGCGCGGCGCCTGCGTCGTCGTCGCTCAACGGAGAGCGGACAGCCCGCTGCCGGTCGTCGTCGTCGATGACGTTCGGCGCGCCCTGGCCCTCGCCGCGGCGCGCTTCTTTTCTTGTCAGCCGTCCATCATCGCGGCCGTTACGGGAACGAGCGGCAAGACCTCGGTGGTGGCCTTCTTGCGCCAGATCTGGGCCGCGCTCGGACATGAGGCGGCGTCGCTCGGCACCGTCGGAATCGTCGATTCTCGCGGCGCGCATTATGGAGCGCTGACGACGCCCGGCCCCGTCGAACTGCACCGAACGCTGGACGAACTTGCTGGGCGCGGCGTGACGCATCTTGCGATGGAGGCGTCGTCGCTCGGGATCGATCAGCGTCGGCTCGACGGCATGCGCGTCGACGTCGCGGGCTTCACCAATTTCTCGCGCGACCATCTCGATCATCACGCCGACATGGAGGAGTATTTCGCGGCGAAGATGCGGCTCTTCGACACGCTGCTGCACCCTGGCCAGACGGCGGTGGTCGACGCCGACAGCGACGTTGCGTCCCGCGTCATCGACATCTGCCGCGCAAGGGGCCTCACGATCTTAAGCGTCGGTTCGAAGGGGGAGACGATAAGGCTCCTATCGGCGACGCCGTCTGCATTAGCGACGTCGCTGCGGCTCCGCTACAATGGCGCCGAATATGAGGTCGATCTGCCGCTTGCCGGCGCCTTCCAGGTCTCGAACGCGCTCGTCGCCGCCGGGCTGGCCATCGCAAGCGGCGATGATCCGGGGCAGGTCTTTGCGGCGCTCGAAGCGCTCAAGGGCGCGCCGGGGCGGCTCGAACTCGTCGGCCAGCGTAACGGCGCGCCGATTTTCGTAGATTACGCGCATAAGCCCGACGCGCTGGAGAAAGTGCTCGCCACTTTACGGCCGCTGACAAAAAAACGCCTGATTGTCGTCTTCGGGTGCGGCGGCGATCGCGATCGTGGCAAGCGCCCGCTGATGGGGGGCATCGTCGCCCGGGCGGCGGATGTCGCCATCGTCACGGACGACAATCCGCGCAGCGAGGACGCCGCCGCCATTCGCGCAGAAATTCTCGAAGGAACCCGCGGCGGCGCGGCGCACATCATCGAGATCGGAGACCGGCGCGCGGCGATCGCCAACGCCGTCGCGGGGCTTGAAGCGGGCGATGCGCTCGTCGTGGCTGGAAAGGGCCACGAAACCGGGCAGATCGTCGGCGACCGCGTTTTGCCTTTCTCCGATCATGAGGCGATTGCGCAGGCGCTTAAGGAGAATCATCCATGA
- a CDS encoding peptidoglycan D,D-transpeptidase FtsI family protein — protein sequence MTQTMRDTQPSPPPNGKIRAFLRALFSTSLALSASRMRLAALGFLVLYAVISIKLVYLGFKPEAATSRRAAAEAVAASRPDIIDRNGEALASDVKVMSVFAEPRRIIDKDEATELLTAVLPGLDARELRERLGSKKGFVWVKREVTSHQRDEVFHLGLPGVGLIAENKRVYPNGPIGAHVLGFANVDNQGIAGIEKYIDGQGLADLHGAGFGVTPEELKPVSLSLDIRATHALRDELEKGVVHFKAKAGAAAILDVSTGEVIALASLPDYDPNKPTEALDPVHINRMSVGVYEMGSTFKALTIAMALDSGKVNLNSRLDARGVLSFGRFKIHDYHAQNRALTLPEVFTYSSNVGTARMAMGQGVERHKAFLRKMGQLTRMRTELPESAEPIVPKNWGELNTMTIAFGHGLAVAPLQAMMAVGALMNGGYLITPTFIKRSEEEAKAGAERVVKPETSEAMRYLMRLNAEIGTARKVNVPGYYVGGKTGTAEKVVNGHYSKNRLFNTFMAVAPSDKPKYLFLTIMDEPQGLPETGGYATAAYNAGHVTGEIIERVGPILGLAPRFEPPHQPFPLLAKLGYGYANVPARGGGGH from the coding sequence ATGACGCAGACGATGCGCGACACGCAACCTTCGCCGCCGCCGAACGGCAAAATACGCGCGTTTCTGCGCGCCCTGTTTTCGACGAGTCTTGCGCTAAGCGCATCGCGCATGCGGCTCGCGGCGCTGGGCTTTCTCGTGCTCTACGCGGTGATTTCGATCAAGCTCGTCTATCTCGGCTTTAAGCCGGAGGCGGCGACGTCGCGGCGCGCCGCGGCGGAGGCGGTCGCGGCGTCCCGCCCGGACATCATCGATCGCAACGGCGAGGCGCTTGCAAGCGACGTCAAGGTGATGTCGGTGTTCGCCGAGCCGCGCCGCATCATCGACAAGGACGAAGCGACCGAGCTGTTGACCGCGGTTTTGCCTGGCCTCGACGCCCGCGAATTGCGAGAGCGGCTCGGCTCCAAGAAGGGCTTCGTTTGGGTGAAGCGCGAGGTGACGTCGCATCAGCGCGACGAAGTTTTTCATCTCGGACTGCCGGGCGTCGGATTGATCGCCGAGAACAAGCGCGTTTATCCCAACGGACCGATCGGCGCGCATGTGCTCGGCTTCGCCAATGTGGACAATCAGGGCATTGCCGGCATCGAGAAATACATCGACGGGCAGGGTCTCGCCGATTTGCACGGCGCCGGCTTCGGCGTAACGCCCGAGGAACTCAAGCCCGTGTCGCTTTCGCTCGACATTCGGGCCACGCATGCGTTGCGCGACGAACTCGAAAAGGGCGTCGTTCATTTCAAAGCGAAGGCAGGCGCGGCGGCGATCTTGGACGTCAGCACCGGAGAGGTGATCGCGCTCGCATCGCTTCCCGACTACGATCCGAACAAGCCGACCGAAGCGCTCGATCCTGTCCACATCAACCGCATGAGCGTCGGCGTCTATGAGATGGGCTCGACCTTCAAGGCGCTGACCATCGCGATGGCGCTCGACTCCGGCAAGGTCAATCTGAATTCACGGCTCGACGCGCGCGGCGTGCTCTCTTTCGGGCGCTTCAAGATCCATGATTATCACGCGCAAAATCGCGCGCTCACATTGCCGGAAGTTTTCACCTATTCCTCCAATGTCGGCACCGCGCGTATGGCGATGGGGCAGGGCGTCGAGCGGCACAAGGCGTTTTTGCGCAAGATGGGCCAGCTCACGCGCATGCGCACCGAACTGCCCGAAAGCGCCGAACCCATCGTGCCGAAAAATTGGGGCGAGTTGAACACCATGACCATCGCCTTCGGGCATGGCCTCGCGGTGGCACCGCTCCAGGCGATGATGGCCGTCGGCGCGCTGATGAATGGCGGCTATCTGATCACGCCGACTTTCATCAAGCGCAGCGAGGAGGAAGCGAAGGCGGGCGCCGAACGCGTCGTGAAGCCGGAGACGAGCGAGGCGATGCGCTATCTCATGCGCCTCAACGCCGAAATCGGAACGGCGCGGAAGGTGAATGTCCCTGGCTATTACGTCGGCGGCAAAACCGGCACCGCGGAAAAGGTCGTTAACGGCCATTATTCGAAGAACCGGCTGTTTAACACCTTCATGGCCGTCGCGCCGTCGGACAAGCCGAAATATCTGTTCCTGACCATCATGGACGAACCGCAGGGCTTGCCGGAAACTGGCGGCTACGCCACGGCGGCCTATAACGCGGGACATGTAACGGGCGAGATCATCGAGCGCGTCGGTCCGATTCTCGGCCTCGCGCCGCGTTTCGAGCCGCCGCACCAACCTTTCCCTCTCCTCGCCAAATTGGGTTATGGCTATGCCAATGTTCCGGCCCGCGGCGGCGGAGGACATTGA
- the ftsL gene encoding cell division protein FtsL, with protein MLRLLNILAVLVLVGSAVYAYSIKYQTSFRAEQITKTKIEIRQERDAIAVLRAEWAYMTRPERIQQLADAYLTGMKQIEATQIVAAQSLPERSPRVDSIGNKLDALGLSMPATPPVPGSAPTTTPKAQGQSQERHKP; from the coding sequence ATGCTGCGGCTCCTCAATATCCTTGCGGTTCTCGTGCTCGTCGGTTCGGCGGTATACGCCTATTCGATCAAGTATCAGACGAGCTTTCGCGCCGAGCAGATTACAAAGACCAAGATCGAGATCAGGCAGGAGCGGGATGCGATTGCGGTGCTGCGCGCCGAATGGGCTTATATGACCCGGCCTGAGCGCATTCAGCAGCTCGCTGACGCTTATCTGACCGGCATGAAACAGATTGAAGCGACGCAGATCGTCGCCGCGCAATCGCTTCCCGAGCGATCGCCGCGCGTCGACTCCATCGGCAATAAGCTTGACGCGCTCGGATTGAGCATGCCGGCGACGCCGCCCGTCCCCGGCAGCGCGCCGACGACCACGCCCAAAGCGCAGGGACAAAGCCAAGAGCGACACAAGCCATGA
- a CDS encoding NAD(P)/FAD-dependent oxidoreductase, with the protein MQQHGSAAERKPRVVIIGGGFAGIAAAQALAGAGARIFILDSNNHHCFQPLLYQVATAALASPDVAWPIRHIMRRQKDVTVLMLTVESVDAARKVVKTDKCEIGYDFLVVATGATHSYFGHNWASLAPGLKTISDAAAIRRKLLLAFERAEVSDDPLERERLLTIIIVGGGPTGVELAGAISELARRTLPPEFRRADPRNARIILLEAGPRILASFPERLSDYARDSLEAKGVEVRTDTPVDQIFEDLLVAGEKQILAGVILWAAGVRASPAANWLGVEGDRMGRIPVGGDLTVPGLPDVYAIGDLALLLGPDGAAVPALAASAKQMGKYAGRAIRLRLKGRFPRKPFRYRDYGNLATIGRNSAIVKLGRLELTGFPGWLFWSVVHIYFLVNLRSRIFVAISWIATYLTGNRGSRLITR; encoded by the coding sequence ATGCAGCAGCACGGCAGCGCCGCCGAGCGCAAACCTCGCGTGGTCATCATCGGCGGCGGCTTCGCCGGGATTGCGGCTGCGCAGGCGCTTGCTGGCGCCGGAGCGCGCATCTTCATCCTCGACAGCAACAATCATCATTGCTTCCAGCCCCTGCTCTATCAGGTCGCGACGGCGGCCCTTGCGTCGCCCGACGTCGCTTGGCCGATACGCCACATCATGCGGCGCCAGAAGGATGTGACGGTGCTGATGCTCACGGTTGAGAGCGTCGACGCCGCCCGCAAAGTCGTCAAGACCGACAAATGCGAGATCGGCTATGATTTCCTCGTCGTCGCGACAGGGGCCACCCACTCCTACTTCGGTCACAATTGGGCGAGTTTGGCTCCGGGGCTGAAAACGATTTCCGACGCGGCGGCGATCCGCCGCAAACTGCTCCTTGCCTTCGAACGCGCCGAAGTGAGCGACGATCCGCTCGAGCGCGAGAGGCTGCTCACCATCATCATTGTCGGGGGCGGACCGACCGGCGTCGAACTCGCCGGCGCGATTTCCGAACTCGCCCGGCGAACGCTCCCACCAGAGTTTCGCCGCGCCGATCCACGGAACGCGCGCATCATTCTGCTCGAGGCGGGGCCCCGCATTCTTGCTAGCTTTCCCGAACGGCTTTCGGACTATGCGCGCGATTCGCTCGAAGCAAAGGGCGTGGAAGTGCGGACGGATACGCCCGTCGACCAGATCTTCGAAGACCTACTCGTCGCTGGAGAAAAGCAGATTCTCGCCGGCGTCATCCTCTGGGCCGCTGGCGTGCGAGCGTCGCCCGCGGCGAATTGGCTGGGCGTTGAAGGCGATCGCATGGGACGCATTCCGGTGGGCGGAGATCTGACGGTTCCCGGCCTTCCCGACGTCTATGCGATTGGAGATCTCGCTCTCCTGCTCGGTCCTGATGGCGCGGCGGTTCCGGCGCTCGCCGCGTCCGCCAAGCAAATGGGCAAATACGCCGGACGCGCCATCCGACTCCGTCTGAAAGGGCGCTTTCCCCGCAAACCCTTCCGCTATCGAGACTACGGCAATTTGGCGACGATCGGCCGCAACTCCGCGATCGTCAAACTCGGCCGACTGGAACTGACCGGCTTTCCGGGTTGGCTCTTCTGGAGCGTCGTGCACATCTACTTTCTGGTGAATCTTCGCAGTCGCATCTTCGTCGCGATCAGCTGGATCGCGACCTATTTGACGGGCAATCGAGGCTCGCGACTGATTACACGCTAA
- a CDS encoding GNAT family N-acetyltransferase — MTQCFLVRPTPLFRESYLDALREGLSVGGRRVYDAMEIAAVEQDFAGHLAGLDRDGQSPVAFGERMLPSVPANAFWLIDGARFIGGITIRARIDTHLLAHFSGHLGYGVRPSMQGRGYGKRQLALALDICRGMGIGIARLSCDVDNVASRRVIEANGGLLLRQCAPSWFAETAYLLYEIPLI, encoded by the coding sequence ATGACGCAATGCTTTCTGGTCCGGCCGACGCCGCTTTTTCGCGAAAGCTATCTCGACGCGCTGCGGGAAGGCCTGTCCGTCGGCGGCCGGCGCGTTTACGACGCAATGGAAATCGCAGCCGTAGAGCAGGATTTCGCGGGCCACCTCGCGGGTCTCGACCGCGACGGACAAAGCCCTGTCGCATTCGGCGAGCGAATGCTGCCCAGCGTTCCCGCCAACGCCTTTTGGCTGATCGATGGGGCGAGGTTCATCGGCGGCATTACGATCCGCGCGCGCATCGACACCCATTTGCTGGCGCATTTTAGCGGCCATCTCGGCTATGGCGTGCGGCCATCAATGCAGGGGCGCGGCTATGGCAAGCGCCAGCTCGCGCTCGCACTGGACATCTGTCGCGGCATGGGGATCGGAATCGCCCGGTTAAGCTGCGACGTTGACAATGTCGCTTCCCGCCGCGTCATCGAGGCCAATGGCGGCCTGCTCCTGCGTCAATGCGCGCCGTCCTGGTTCGCCGAAACCGCTTATCTCCTCTACGAAATACCGCTGATTTAA
- the hrcA gene encoding heat-inducible transcriptional repressor HrcA, translating to MIRNAPLAHPSALSLAQLSARAREIFRHIVDSYLASGDPVGSRNLARLLPMTLSPASVRNVMQDLEELGLIYAPHTSAGRLPTELGLRFFVDSMLQIGDVEENERARIAAEVEAASKDHDFPGVLAEATSLLSGLTRVAGVVVASKDNVRLKQIDFVRLEPERALVILVADDGSVENRVIPVARDLPASALTQAANYLNARVSGRTIAEARENIEGSRRAAQMELDELAARIVEAGLATWAGAMGESRQLIVRGQAHLLEDLTAAVDLERVRLLFADLETKTEVIDLLERAEQGEGVRIFIGSENKLFSLSGSSMIAAPLRDSERRIIGALGVIGPTRINYARIVPMVDYTARVVARVIGG from the coding sequence ATGATCCGCAACGCCCCGCTTGCCCACCCTTCGGCTCTGAGCCTCGCGCAGCTCAGCGCGCGCGCCCGCGAAATCTTCAGGCATATCGTCGACAGCTATCTCGCCTCAGGCGATCCGGTCGGCTCGCGCAATCTCGCCCGGCTCCTGCCGATGACGCTGTCGCCCGCCTCGGTGCGCAACGTCATGCAGGATCTCGAGGAACTCGGCCTCATCTATGCGCCGCATACGAGCGCCGGACGTCTTCCGACCGAGCTTGGCCTGCGCTTTTTCGTCGATTCCATGCTGCAGATCGGCGACGTCGAGGAGAATGAGCGCGCGCGCATCGCCGCCGAAGTTGAAGCGGCTTCCAAAGACCATGATTTTCCCGGCGTCCTGGCGGAAGCGACGAGTTTGCTGTCTGGCCTGACGCGCGTCGCCGGCGTGGTCGTCGCCTCCAAGGACAATGTGCGGTTGAAGCAGATCGATTTCGTGCGGCTCGAGCCAGAGCGGGCTCTGGTCATTCTCGTCGCGGACGACGGATCGGTCGAAAACCGCGTGATTCCCGTTGCGCGCGATCTCCCGGCCTCAGCACTTACGCAAGCCGCGAACTATCTGAATGCGCGCGTCTCCGGACGCACAATCGCCGAAGCCCGCGAGAACATAGAAGGCTCGCGCCGGGCCGCGCAAATGGAGCTCGACGAACTCGCCGCGCGGATCGTCGAAGCCGGGCTGGCGACCTGGGCGGGCGCCATGGGCGAATCGCGGCAGCTGATCGTGCGCGGGCAGGCGCATCTTCTTGAGGACCTGACCGCCGCCGTCGACCTCGAACGCGTTCGGCTGCTGTTTGCCGATCTCGAAACAAAGACCGAGGTCATCGACCTTTTGGAGCGCGCCGAGCAGGGCGAAGGGGTCCGCATCTTCATCGGCTCGGAGAACAAGCTGTTCTCGCTCTCGGGCTCGTCGATGATTGCTGCGCCGCTGCGCGACAGCGAACGCCGGATCATCGGCGCGCTCGGCGTCATTGGGCCGACCCGGATCAACTACGCTCGGATCGTGCCCATGGTCGACTATACGGCCAGGGTCGTGGCGCGAGTCATCGGAGGGTAG